The following is a genomic window from Vitis vinifera cultivar Pinot Noir 40024 chromosome 6, ASM3070453v1.
ttgtgacaaggaaggatcattttccattgccatttattgatcaagtgttggagagagtctcaggccattctttctattgtttcttggacggctactccgggtattttcaaatagaaattgatgttgaagattaggagaagaccactttcacaggTCCATTTAgaacatatgcctacagaagaatgccttttggtttatgcaatgcacttGCAACATTCCAATGATGTATGttaagtatcttcagtgatatggtggagcgaattatggaggttttcatgaatgacatcaccatatatggaagtaaatttgaggaatgcttagttaaCTTGGAAGAGGTTCTGAACAGATGCgttgaaaaggacttggtgcttaactgggagaaacgccattttatggtacaacaaggaagtgtccttggccacatcatcttcgagaaaggcattgaagttgataaagcaaaggtggaacttattgtaaAATTGTCATCCCCAACAActataaaaggagtaaggcaattccttggccatgcaggtttctacaggaggtttataaaagatttctctaagctttcaaagcctctttgtgaactattgggtAAGGATGCTATATTTGtatgggatgagagatgtcaaaggagttttgagcaACTGAAGCAATTTTTTACAACTGCTctaatagtgagggctcctaactggtaactaccttttgaagtgatgtgtgatgccagtgactttgctataggagctattcttggccaaagagaagatggaaagccctatgtgatctactatgcgagcaaaacattgaatgaagcgcaaaggaactacacaaccatAGAGAAAGAAATGTTAGCTGTAGTGTTTTCCTTAGACAAGTTTTGTGCTTATCTAGTAGGGCCTTTCATCGTGGTTTTCACTGACTATTCAGCcctgaagtatttattgacaaagcaagatgcaaaagcaaggttgattagatggattctcttactacaagagttcaatctccaaatcagagataagaaaggagtggagaatgtggtagctgaccacctttcaaggttggctatagcacataattcccatgttttacctattaatgatgactttatAGAGGAATCACTCATGTTGCTAGAAaatgctccttggtatgctcatattgctaactatctagttactggtgaagttccaagtgagtggaaagcataagataggaagcacttctttgcaaagattcaggcctactattgggaagaaccttttcttttctagtaTTATGcatatcaaataataaggaagtgtttccctgaagaagagcaacaaggaatcctcgGTCATTACCATGaaagtgcatgtggaggccactttgcctctcaaaaaATAGCCATGAAGGTTTTGCAATCAAGTTTTAGTTAGCCAtcgcttttcaaagatgcccacactatgtgtaggagttgtgatagaagctaaaggcttgggaagctgacacgaagaaatcaaatgcccatgaaccccattttaatagttgatctctttgatgtttggggcattaacttcatgggacctttcccaatgtcttttggtaactcttacattttggtgggagtaggctatgtttctaaatgggttgaggcaatcccatgtaaacacaatgatcacagagttgttctcaagtttcttaaagagaacatcttctcaagatttggggtgtccaaggccataatcagtgatgggggtactcatttttacaacaagccttttgaaactcttttagccaagtatggggtgaagcataaggtagctacaccttatcaccctcagactttcgggcaagttgagttagcaaatagggaaatcaagaatatattgatgaaggtggtgaacacgagcagaagagattggtctgttaagctccatgattcactatgggcatatagaacagcttacaagactattcttggcatgtctccttatcgcctagtctgtggcaaagcatgccatctccctgtggaagttgaatataaggcttggtgggcaattaagaaggtaaacatggacttgacCAGATCCGGGataaagaggtgcttagaccttaatgagatggaggaattaagaaataatgcctacatcaattccaaagttgcaaaacagaggatgaagaggtggcatgatcagttaatctccaacaaagaatttcggaagagacaaagagtcttactctatgactctaggctccatatctttcctggaaaGCTAAAGTCAAGGTGCATAGGCCCATTCATTATTtaccaagtgcatctcaatggagtggtggaactACTAAATTCCAACAACACAGAcacttttaaagtcaatggccacCATCTCAAACCATTCATGGAGCTATTCAATCAAGACAAGGAGGAAGTCAGCCTCTTTGAGCCATAGAAATCCTGACCAAAaaggggttagatggacttggtctTTTGAAGACTAACCAAAgtccatgtttttgttttaattttgttaatttaaaagatttattaattgttttaattttaatcttggctttgattttttttatttcgatataacttagactttttgaatgataaaaatctGGAGGAATTTCAAAAGAAGTGGAGGGAAGCCACAGAGAACCAAAGAAGGACAAAAACATAGGAATTTATTTtgcttgcgaaaattttgcaaggtaaaagGTCATCTTGCGAAAATAGGGTCATCCTGCGAAAAAATTTCACAAGCTAAAGAGCCATCCTGCGAAAATGAGGTTAGCCTGTGAAAATAGGATCCTCCTGTGAAACAATTTCGCAACCAAAGGGCTCCAAGCTGCAAAACCACCTCTAGGCACACGTGTGTCGTTTCACAGCCCCAAAGCCCATTTTGTAGCTATGAAATGAGTTATGAAACCCCCCAAAGCATAATTTCGCAAGCCAAGGCCCCCAGCTATGAAACCACCTCCAAGCACACTTGTGCCATTTTGCAGCCTCCAAAgacaatttcgcagctgcgaaatgagttgcgaaatcacccttttgctacGAAATTCCCATCACACTGCAAAATGGCCCTCCAGCTGCGAAAATTCCAACCGTCATTTGAATATCTATTTAAGCCTCTGATTTCCTAAATTTTCATTTCGCACAACTATTTTAACCTGCGAAAAGTCTTTGTAAGTTGCGAAACTAGGAATATTAGAGGACCCTCTCCAAGTGAAGTCCAGAGGACATCTGTATGAAGAAGAACGCCTTGCGCATCTCTACCTACCCTCTAGAACCTCTTCACTTCAGTCATGGCCAAAACGAGAGGAGTCAAGACCCCATCTCCATCAGCCCACAACAATACATCGAGAGCCTCACTTGTACAAGACTCCATGACTGAGCCTCAACAGCCACCCGCCATGCAACCTTCTGAATATGGAGTGCCGCCTAGTCCTCCTCAGCGAAGATATCAGACCAAGAGACCACCCACTACACTAGGGGCAAACTCTTCACGTTCCAAGAAGTCATCTAGTCGCCCTCCTATGAAGAAAGCCAGAGTCTCAAGTCTAGTGGAGCCATCAGAGCCTCCACAGCCTCAACCACCTACTATAGAGTCTCAGATTCCTTATGGGATGACTCCAGAAGTGATTATTAGGCGACCTATGGTTACTCAGCCACCCATggagggaaatttggattgcCGGGCTAGACCATTCCATTCTGAGCTATGTTTTGACAGAGAGACTTTCAGACACCAGCCAGAGCTTAGAGATTCATTCCACTTACTTCAGAGGTACCATTTGGAGCATCTAATGACtccaagggattttttctatccccgagTAGCGTTAGACTTTTATGAGTCTATGACTATGCATCACATCCGGGATCCTACTGTCATTcacttcactattgatggacgTCATGGTATCTTAGGAGCCAGACACATTACGTATTCCATATGAGCCAGTGCATCTAGCAGATTATAGAGAGTGGGCTCATCCTTCTCAGAGCGATATCGTCCGAATATTGTCCTGGGGGACATCCACACGTTCATTTCTtttgaggaaggagcttccaCCCAGCATGTTTCTTCTGGATGCGCTCCTACGCCACAACATATTTCCACTTTAGCATATAGTGTAGAGGAGGGGAGCTATACTGGAGGCCTTGTTCTAGATATCAAAGGGTTTTTACACCACAACATATTTCCACACGCTCTTctttactttgaagagaaggtccacagAAAGAAGCTACTGAGAGCAGATGCCATTCCACTGCTTTTCCCTAGGCTACTCTATCAGATAGTAGAGCATTTGGGatatccttctgagcctcagcttGAGCGTAGACGCATTTGCTGAGACATATTCACTCTCGACATATGGACTAGTATGATGACTTATGTTGCACATCCAGGAGCCCCAGCTGGACCAGAGCATCTAGAGATACCACAGGACGAGCAGCCACAGCAGGTACAGTAGGCTGCGATACCTACAAAGATCATATCACCTACCCCTGCAGTGCCTTTTACAGTACTCACACTGGAGGCCACGTCTTCTGCTCCTCCTACCACTCCTAGGACTCCGCCTGTTGTACCAGCTACATCCGCGCCTCATCCATTTGAGTCTAGTATCGCCATATCTATTTCAGAGTTCAGAGGCCTATGTCATACTTTGCAGACATTGACCGCTACTCAAAGCGTCCTTGCCCAGCAGATGGCACTTGTACGTGCACATCAGGATCAGCTTATCGCCACCCAAACCCAACATACTGCTATCCTTAGGCCGATACAACAACATTTGGGTATTTTATCGCCACCTGAGCCTATAGATCCATCCCAGGATGCTCCTCCAGCAGAGCAGACTATGCCCCCTGAGGAGACGACTATAGGAGAGATCGAGACACCGATCTCGAGTACTCAGACTTCCACAGCCGAGCCATTGTCTCCACATGATCCTCCCACCACCACCTGATCATCtatctattttcctttttgtatttacttattatagtagaactcgtaatcccatgttttttatgttttatatactgggattggatgtattacttgttCGTAGTTCATAGtgtactttcttaaagtaatacatatccatcatttttagtatacttggcataatatcattttatttcctctactcataattttttgttgtttttgaatcatgtggtttctcttagacgactcagactccatgtcactcaggaggtaccacttcctccctgtatTTTTAATCgctcttgccacattgagggcactgttcagcttggttggagGGAAGAGAGttaaggaaggaagttttgttattaatgctaagttattttggtaatttagtttctttttgcttaattttaattttttttttaagtttttattctattctccatggttattaaggaaaaattttcaaaatgaaatgggagaaattgaatttttatcttTGTACTTGatttagagtttgtattatgcttactaaagttgatgaattgttgaaacttctattgaatttaACCTTAGtccttccactttaagctattcacacactgtgcacactaggttctgattataagatgaaaaactatttcacccccttgacttaggaaaatttagacttggtacctttgacctcaatttaatagtgttgggacaccttataaaaggctaatgagcctatgaaaaaaaaaaagaaagaaaaaatgttttacttgccttgaaacccgagcaaggtctgaggggtatatggtgaaaatctttaaaacctggtgccctaagccttcattggttgggagccaccgaccttaatgctcgttacaagggtgaataggtggagtttaacatactgtaggtgcttgagtattaaaattcattctcaaaagtcggggtaaaatccgaggagttagtggttgaaagatccttaaagcttgatgccctaaaccttaatcggttaggagtcatcgatggacctccgttacatggacaatttagaaaagaatacctgtaagccttgtactcctacaatgaaaaaattgtgaatcAAGAGGTGCATTCTTAACTTATTGAAGgttgtcagtttgctaagttttgaaaaataactagGTTGGGGAGAGATTAGCTCAGCATACTATATTCAaaaactaataagtaacacttagatttttgtggaagagttaggattggacctttgggagtggaaatcaTTTTGAAGCCTAAACTTGCATAATGTTTTCTCTtcatgaattgtgattagacaagttatttgataactcttcttgaagtttgagtttcatatctttaatgttccatgtgagagtgtGATCATCATGCCaatttttttggagtgatcaacatgattttgtaaattatattactatttatttttctttttctctctttcattgctaagggactagcaatatgtcagttggggggagtgattactactcaaaaagtgttattttatagcttgtaattaactcttttaaacacttttgagtagtagttattaccttttaacttaattggcatgttaaggagccttgcaatcatttctaatcaaattgtgttaagtttggtgtttttgatagttttttttatcaccaaagcaatctaagattgagggagagctctttataatccatggcaaagaaaatggaagctcatttacaatAAGAATACAAGATTTGGAGCTTTGTAGTcatttgccaaaagcaaatcaagaatgcaaggaggaaaaatagagagagGAATCTAACGTGAAGAAATCCAAGAGGATAGCAACTATAGGACACATTTCGAGCACTTTTTTGGAGTCCATTTTATGTATACTATATGTTCTTTCGAAGCTTGAGAATttaggagtccaacgctttaaacggtgtgcaaatcagagctgaaatgaagaagttatggccattggaagacaatCGCACCAAGTTGAAGGACAATTTCGCAAgctgcgaaatcaaccttttcTTGCGAAATGGACACTTTCAGCTTGCAAAATTTTTGCAGGTCATGTTACAAGCTGCGAAATCCGCTTGTGTGctcccagatatttgcgaccaactcttttagattttttcttcagatatttgttgcttaaatccccattttctccttgtaatccaccaatcataggattccttagttaggaagtaagaaaaaatgatgaataaccTCCtatatatcatttgtaattttctttctaCAGAGATATCTCAAGAGTTTGTTCTCAGAGaccaacttttgtatagttttgaagaaagtaatacacagagctttgctctgtcttacctactcattttgattgtatttttcttactaaccaaacaagctctaaggatgtttcctcagagaatgagtggctagacattttgtctcttggagttaaggaagctgggtaaggtgctgaatgcaaaaattggaagttttgttgtttcaacttttaatgaagagaaagtgtgacccgttaatggtttctgtgtttttagttaacttaaaatgccttaaaattgcctgggccaacacttggtaaggcaagtggactccgtccattgagttacact
Proteins encoded in this region:
- the LOC109122740 gene encoding COPII coat assembly protein sec16; translated protein: MAKTRGVKTPSPSAHNNTSRASLVQDSMTEPQQPPAMQPSEYGVPPSPPQRRYQTKRPPTTLGANSSRSKKSSSRPPMKKARVSSLVEPSEPPQPQPPTIESQIPYGMTPEVIIRRPMVTQPPMEGNLDCRARPFHSELCFDRETFRHQPELRDSFHLLQRSPSWTRASRDTTGRAATAVLTLEATSSAPPTTPRTPPVVPATSAPHPFESSIAISISEFRGLCHTLQTLTATQSVLAQQMALVRAHQDQLIATQTQHTAILRPIQQHLGILSPPEPIDPSQDAPPAEQTMPPEETTIGEIETPISSTQTSTAEPLSPHDPPTTT